From a single Callithrix jacchus isolate 240 chromosome 5, calJac240_pri, whole genome shotgun sequence genomic region:
- the LOC100385441 gene encoding C-C motif chemokine 4 isoform X2, with product MKLCMTVLSLLVLVAAFCSPALSAPMGSDPPTACCFSYTVRKLPRNFVVDYFETSSLCSQPAVVYRESGSSAAPGRIPSIRAALHGPWSGRGRCLRQARDKAR from the exons ATGAAGCTCTGCATGACTGTCCTGTCTCTCCTCGTGCTAGTAGCTGCCTTCTGCTCTCCAGCACTCTCAGCACCAA TGGGCTCAGACCCTCCCACCGCCTGCTGCTTTTCTTACACTGTGAGAAAGCTTCCTCGCAACTTTGTGGTAGATTACTTCGAGACCAGCAGCCTCTGCTCCCAGCCAGCTGTGGT TTACAGGGAGTCTGGTTCCAGTGCTGCCCCAGGAAGGATCCCATCCATCAGAGCTGCCCTGCATGGACCATGGTCAGGCAGAGGAAGATGCCTACGACAGGCAAGGGATAAAGCCAGATGA
- the LOC100385441 gene encoding C-C motif chemokine 4-like isoform X1 — MKLCMTVLSLLVLVAAFCSPALSAPMGSDPPTACCFSYTVRKLPRNFVVDYFETSSLCSQPAVVFQTKRGKQVCADPSETWVQEYVYDLELN, encoded by the exons ATGAAGCTCTGCATGACTGTCCTGTCTCTCCTCGTGCTAGTAGCTGCCTTCTGCTCTCCAGCACTCTCAGCACCAA TGGGCTCAGACCCTCCCACCGCCTGCTGCTTTTCTTACACTGTGAGAAAGCTTCCTCGCAACTTTGTGGTAGATTACTTCGAGACCAGCAGCCTCTGCTCCCAGCCAGCTGTGGT ATTCCAAACCAAAAGAGGCAAGCAAGTCTGTGCCGACCCCAGTGAGACCTGGGTCCAGGAGTATGTGTATGACCTGGAACTGaactga